In a single window of the Anguilla rostrata isolate EN2019 chromosome 6, ASM1855537v3, whole genome shotgun sequence genome:
- the LOC135256620 gene encoding RAB6-interacting golgin-like isoform X1, protein MAGWAGFSDEELRRMQQKAPADEVVPSVSGHGRRPAPTNRSRQQMQMERALKTTTRKHVSGSLPPEQRLAKPEEHASNEVPPAPPVPEATEAVKETTQDDRKTLILKTEPEPEPEPDSAPVPKELEKQEVELREKTRLELLQQEQRMMEEMNKRKKALLSKTLAEKSRKTQAETVKLKKIQRELQALDDMVSNDIGILRGWIEQATWNYSSAWTRYNRAEAEFVKAKLDLHRKAELKEQLTEHLCAIIQQNEQRKARKLEQLMKQLELQPDEEGLELEIQVEHMLKEQEDVEGSEPVRQACEERKGAGPEAVEGSSHGNTGNMEEIPLCAKELEKKDLYSEPAVIPVTTEPVASEAPISTA, encoded by the exons ATGGCTGGCTGGGCAGGTTTTTCAGATGAAGAGTTGCGGAGGATGCAACAGAAAG CCCCCGCAGACGAAGTTGTGCCTAGCGTCTCCGGCCATGGCCGGAGACCCGCACCCACCAACCGCAGCCGTCAACAGATGCAGATGGAAAGAGCCCTCAAGACGACTACTCGGAAGCATGTGTCTGGCTCTCTTCCACCGGAGCAGCGTCTCGCGAAACCCGAAGAGCACGCATCTAACGAGGTTCCTCCAGCACCGCCTGTGCCGGAGGCGACAGAGGCTGTTAAGGAAACCACACAGGATGATCGGAAAACTTTGATCCTGAAaacagagccagagccagagccagagccagactCGGCCCCAGTGCCCAAGGAACTGGAAAAGCAGGAAGTGGAATT GCGAGAGAAGACTCGATTGGAACTCCTTCAACAAGAGCAGCGAATGATGGAAGAGATGAATAAACGCAAAAAAGCTCTTTTGTCAAAGACGCTTGCTGAAAA GTCCAGAAAAACACAGGCTGAGACTGTGAAACTTAAGAAGATCCAAAGGGAACTACAGGCCCTGGATGACATGGTGTCCAATGACATCGGGATACTGCGAGGATGGATAGAACAGGCTACCTGGAACTACTCTTCTGCGTG GACCCGGTACAACCGGGCGGAGGCCGAGTTTGTGAAGGCAAAGCTGGACCTGCACAGGAAGGCCGAGCTGAAGGAGCAGCTGACGGAGCACCTGTGCGCCATCATCCAGCAGAACGAGCAGCGCAAGGCCCGAAAGCTGGAGCAGCTGATGAAGCAGCTGGAGCTGCAGCCTGACGAGGAGGGCCTGGAGCTGGAGATCCAGGTGGAGCACATgctgaaggagcaggaggacgTGGAGGGGTCGGAACCAGTCCGCCAGGCCTGTGAGGaaaggaagggggcggggcctgaagCGGTCGAAGGCAGCAGTCATGGTAACACAGGGAACATGGAGGAGATTCCGCTCTGTGCGAAAGAACTGGAAAAGAAAGACTTGTACTCTGAACCAGCAGTTATTCCTGTGACCACTGAACCTGTGGCCAGTGAGGCACCAATCTCAACTGCATGA
- the LOC135256620 gene encoding RAB6-interacting golgin-like isoform X2 has protein sequence MAGWAGFSDEELRRMQQKAPADEVVPSVSGHGRRPAPTNRSRQQMQMERALKTTTRKHVSGSLPPEQRLAKPEEHASNEVPPAPPVPEATEAVKETTQDDRKTLILKTEPEPEPEPDSAPVPKELEKQEVELREKTRLELLQQEQRMMEEMNKRKKALLSKTLAEKSRKTQAETVKLKKIQRELQALDDMVSNDIGILRGWIEQATWNYSSAWSKQAIVAEGHPQKVWFAFQDPVQPGGGRVCEGKAGPAQEGRAEGAADGAPVRHHPAERAAQGPKAGAADEAAGAAA, from the exons ATGGCTGGCTGGGCAGGTTTTTCAGATGAAGAGTTGCGGAGGATGCAACAGAAAG CCCCCGCAGACGAAGTTGTGCCTAGCGTCTCCGGCCATGGCCGGAGACCCGCACCCACCAACCGCAGCCGTCAACAGATGCAGATGGAAAGAGCCCTCAAGACGACTACTCGGAAGCATGTGTCTGGCTCTCTTCCACCGGAGCAGCGTCTCGCGAAACCCGAAGAGCACGCATCTAACGAGGTTCCTCCAGCACCGCCTGTGCCGGAGGCGACAGAGGCTGTTAAGGAAACCACACAGGATGATCGGAAAACTTTGATCCTGAAaacagagccagagccagagccagagccagactCGGCCCCAGTGCCCAAGGAACTGGAAAAGCAGGAAGTGGAATT GCGAGAGAAGACTCGATTGGAACTCCTTCAACAAGAGCAGCGAATGATGGAAGAGATGAATAAACGCAAAAAAGCTCTTTTGTCAAAGACGCTTGCTGAAAA GTCCAGAAAAACACAGGCTGAGACTGTGAAACTTAAGAAGATCCAAAGGGAACTACAGGCCCTGGATGACATGGTGTCCAATGACATCGGGATACTGCGAGGATGGATAGAACAGGCTACCTGGAACTACTCTTCTGCGTG GTCTAAGCAGGCCATCGTAGCTGAAGGTCACCCTCAGAAGGTGTGGTTTGCATTCCAGGACCCGGTACAACCGGGCGGAGGCCGAGTTTGTGAAGGCAAAGCTGGACCTGCACAGGAAGGCCGAGCTGAAGGAGCAGCTGACGGAGCACCTGTGCGCCATCATCCAGCAGAACGAGCAGCGCAAGGCCCGAAAGCTGGAGCAGCTGATGAAGCAGCTGGAGCTGCAGCCTGA